One genomic region from Leifsonia sp. Root1293 encodes:
- a CDS encoding ABC transporter permease, which translates to MSTLTAPAQPTRPASYARPAGAGFFSHTGYLTLRHLRAAVRIPAFLVMNVVQPLIWLLLFGQLFMSVVDIPGFSGGSSYLEFLTPGIVMMMALFGSAWAGTSYIEDMDRGVMDRLLTSPTNRGALMTATLVYQAILTVVQTLIVLGVAWLCGARFAGGIGGILIMVVAAMLLTASFSALSNAAALLARNQTVLIGLSQLITIPLMFLSSALMDTSLSADWVADAAAWNPFEWAVVAGREALQANPDWSSAWTNLGMLAVFTVVLTWIATRAFRAYQRSA; encoded by the coding sequence ATGAGCACCCTGACCGCCCCCGCGCAGCCGACCCGGCCGGCGAGCTACGCCCGGCCCGCCGGCGCCGGCTTCTTCTCCCACACCGGATACCTCACGCTGCGGCACCTGCGCGCGGCAGTGCGCATCCCGGCCTTCCTCGTCATGAACGTCGTGCAGCCGCTCATCTGGCTCCTGCTCTTCGGGCAGCTCTTCATGAGCGTCGTCGACATCCCGGGCTTCTCCGGCGGCTCGAGCTATCTCGAGTTCCTCACGCCGGGCATCGTCATGATGATGGCGCTGTTCGGCAGCGCGTGGGCTGGCACGAGCTACATCGAGGACATGGACCGCGGCGTCATGGATCGCCTGCTCACCTCTCCGACGAACCGCGGAGCACTGATGACGGCCACGCTCGTCTACCAGGCCATCCTCACGGTGGTGCAGACGCTCATCGTGCTGGGCGTCGCCTGGCTCTGCGGTGCACGCTTCGCCGGGGGCATCGGCGGCATCCTGATCATGGTGGTGGCGGCGATGCTGCTCACGGCGTCGTTCTCGGCGCTGTCGAACGCGGCAGCGCTGCTCGCTCGCAACCAGACCGTGCTCATCGGACTGTCGCAGCTCATCACCATCCCGCTGATGTTCCTGAGTTCCGCCCTGATGGACACCAGTCTGTCGGCGGACTGGGTCGCGGATGCCGCGGCCTGGAATCCGTTCGAATGGGCGGTCGTCGCCGGCCGAGAGGCGCTCCAGGCGAACCCGGACTGGTCGAGCGCGTGGACGAACCTCGGCATGCTGGCGGTCTTCACCGTCGTGCTCACCTGGATCGCCACCCGGGCGTTCCGCGCCTACCAGCGCAGCGCCTAG